A stretch of Gambusia affinis linkage group LG10, SWU_Gaff_1.0, whole genome shotgun sequence DNA encodes these proteins:
- the st6galnac5b gene encoding alpha-N-acetylgalactosaminide alpha-2,6-sialyltransferase 5b, translating to MKIRVGVGGIIIVTMVTGFMVAYNSSSGGRWPSSASRSLHSHHEDAPATKRKQSVQVSTMEGVAGIMDLKPLKMHCRTCALVTSSGHLIGSSRGEEIDHSDCVIRMNDAPCTGHHLDVGRRTSLRVVAHSSLQRVLRGRQELLNGSQDTVFIFWGPSSCMRRDGRGHVYNNLRLLKHLLPKLKVYTISRSKMLKFDELFKKETGIDRKSSNSWLSTGWFTMAMALELCDRINVFGMVPPDFCRSSLHPTVPYHYYEPSGPDECAMYLLHERSRKGSHHRFITEKTVFSNWAQTLNIHFYQPDWEPTAVITHVKNSRAPSPAGS from the exons ATGAAGATAAGAGTG GGGGTTGGTGGCATCATCATCGTTACCATGGTTACAGGATTTATGGTCGCGTACAACAGCAGCTCTGGTGGGAGATGGCCTTCCTCTGCGTCCAGATCACTGCACTCCCACCACGAGGATGCCCCAGCCACAAAGAGAAAGCAGAGTGTGCAAGTTTCAACTATGGAAGGTGTTGCAGGTATCATGGACCTTAAG CCTCTGAAGATGCACTGCAGGACGTGCGCCCTGGTGACCAGCTCTGGCCACCTGATTGGCAGCAGTAGGGGCGAGGAAATCGATCACTCGGACTGCGTCATTCGAATGAACGACGCTCCCTGCACAGGGCATCACCTGGACGTAGGAAGGCGCACGAGTCTCCGTGTCGTGGCTCACTCCAGCCTGCAAAGGGTGCTCCGGGGCAGACAGGAACTGCTCAACGGGAGCCAGGACACAGTGTTCATCTTCTGGGGTCCAAGCAGCTGCATGAGACGGGACGGTAGAGGCCATGTTTACAACAACCTCAGACTGTTAAAACACCTACTGCCCAAACTGAAAGTGTACACGATCTCCCGGTCCAAGATGCTGAAATTTGATGAGTTATTCAAGAAGGAAACAGGCATCGATAG AAAGAGCTCCAACTCCTGGCTGAGCACCGGCTGGTTCACCATGGCTATGGCCCTGGAGCTGTGCGACAGGATCAACGTGTTCGGCATGGTGCCCCCCGATTTCTGCAG ATCCTCTTTGCATCCCACGGTCCCGTATCATTACTATGAGCCATCGGGACCAGACGAGTGCGCCATGTACCTCCTTCACGAGAGAAGTCGAAAAGGAAGCCACCACCGATTCATCACAGAGAAGACTGTGTTTTCAAACTGGGCTCAAACTCTGAACATCCACTTTTACCAGCCGGACTGGGAGCCCACTGCTGTCATCACACATGTGAAGAACTCACGAGCCCCAAGTCCAGCCGGATCCTGA
- the ptgfr gene encoding prostaglandin F2-alpha receptor, with amino-acid sequence MSSNESSETRYGSEVRGSNSTCCHKELSVTASVISMTVGIFSNSFALFILIKSYSRHRIKSKASFLLFASSLVTTDLLGHLINGSLVLHVYRFHRKWDTFDPHGIVCNIFGVCMVFYGLSPLLLSSAMAVERFIGVTKPIFHSAVLSSHLMKRLLGFTWLLAALVALLPVLLRRPYEVQRSRSWCFFHMEQPRDWLDVLLPLIFSVLGLLALLLSIVCNTLASCALLHGRLRHKHGCRGTSYHLEMICQLLAIMLVSCVCWGPLLVHVIILSTRAKDEPSSFSLLTTVRMATWNQILDPWVYILLRKAVLRKIFMLFHSCWGSKLHTFHRWQRSTLGSSREPSKSYCIRYSRQPLPDTAVQSIT; translated from the exons ATGTCATCCAACGAGAGCTCCGAAACCCGTTacgggtcagaggtcagaggttccAACTCCACCTGCTGCCATAAGGAACTGTCTGTCACTGCATCCGTCATCTCCATGACGGTGGGCATCTTCTCCAACAGCTTCGCTCTCTTCATTCTGATCAAATCCTACAGTCGCCACCGCATCAAGTCCAAGGCGTCCTTCCTGCTGTTTGCCAGCAGCCTGGTGACCACTGACCTCCTGGGTCACCTCATCAATGGCTCCCTGGTGCTGCACGTCTACCGCTTTCACAGGAAGTGGGACACTTTTGACCCGCATGGCATCGTCTGCAACATCTTCGGGGTGTGTATGGTGTTTTACGGTCTGAGCCCCTTGCTTCTCTCGAGTGCAATGGCCGTGGAGCGCTTCATTGGAGTAACCAAGCCCATCTTCCACTCAGCAGTATTGTCCTCGCACCTCATGAAAAGGCTGCTTGGTTTCACCTGGCTGCTCGCCGCCCTGGTGGCGTTGCTGCCTGTGCTGCTGAGGAGACCCTATGAGGTTCAGAGATCCAGGAGCTGGTGCTTCTTCCACATGGAGCAGCCCAGAGACTGGCTAGATGTGCTGCTACCTCTGATCTTCTCCGTTCTGGGTCTGCTGGCTCTTCTGCTCTCCATTGTGTGCAACACTCTGGCGAGCTGTGCCCTGCTGCACGGCAGGCTGCGCCACAAACACGGTTGCAGAGGCACATCCTACCACCTGGAGATGATCTGCCAGCTGCTGGCTATCATGCTGGTGTCCTGCGTGTGCTGGGGGCCATTACTG GTCCATGTGATCATTCTCAGCACCAGAGCTAAAGATGAACCGTCCAGTTTCAGTCTGCTGACAACAGTACGGATGGCCACATGGAACCAGATCTTGGACCCTTGGGTCTACATCCTTTTGAGGAAGGCCGTCCTGAGGAAGATCTTCATGTTGTTTCACAGCTGCTGGGGTTCAAAGCTTCACACCTTCCACCGCTGGCAGCGCAGCACGCTCGGCAGCTCGCGGGAGCCAAGCAAATCTTATTGCATCCGCTACAGCAGACAGCCCCTGCCAGACACTGCCGTCCAATCCATCACCTGA
- the btf3l4 gene encoding transcription factor BTF3 homolog 4, giving the protein MNQEKLAKLQAQVRIGGKGSARRKKKVVHRTATADDKKLQSSLKKLVVNNIAGIEEVNMIKDDGTVIHFNNPKVQASLSANTFAITGHAETKQLTEMLPSILSQLGGDSLSSLRKLAEHFPRQALDGKPPKPEDIEEEDDEVPDLVENFDEASKDEAN; this is encoded by the exons ATGAATCAAGAGAAACTGGCAAAGCTTCAAGCCCAGGTGCGGATAGGAGGAAAG GGCTCAGCGCGCAGGAAGAAGAAGGTGGTGCACAGAACTGCAACGGCAGATGACAAAAAGCTCCAGAGTTCACTGAAGAAGTTAGTTGTCAACAACATAGCTGGAATCGAGGAG GTGAACATGATCAAGGACGACGGGACTGTGATCCACTTTAACAACCCGAAGGTCCAGGCGTCTCTGTCCGCCAACACGTTCGCCATCACAGGCCACGCTGAGACCAAGCAGCTCACAGAGATGCTTCCCAGCATCCTCAGTCAGCTGGGAGGGGACAGCCTCAGCAGCCTGCGGAAGCTGGCCGAACACTTCCCCCGGCAAG cTCTCGATGGCAAACCTCCAAAACCAGAAGACattgaggaagaggatgatgaggTTCCAG ATCTGGTGGAGAACTTCGATGAAGCTTCAAAGGACGAGGCGAACTAG